The Sinobacterium caligoides DNA window TCTTTTGATCGTGCATAAATCTATCTACATCTTGTACGTCTTCACATTGAGCGAGACGAAGAACACAGCCTTGCGAAGGTTCATCGTTACTTCCTAAGGCAGGTATACTCAATACTTTTTCAAAATATTGGACTTGGCAATGACTGAAGGCTTCTGATTGCTTACTTTTTTCGGAAATGTTGTCATGGATTGAATCCATAAAACGCCCAACGACTTCCTCAGACTCCCACTCTCCAAGAACTATTGCTTCTCCATCGCTCGTCCAGCCACCTAGCTGACCTTCAAAACCATCACAATTATTCAGCTCACTCCAAGCGAGCTGCCCTCGATGAAACAGCTCCTTTCTACCGGCTTTTATTGTGCATTTGATAAGTTTTGTAATTGCCAATGCAGAAGCTCCTAACATTTGTCTAAGACGCCAACATATAATCTTATTGTTTACAACTCCCGATGCTATCTCAACATCATGTTATTTCAACTCTTATTTACCATTCCTTACAAGGACCATCCTGCGACGAATTGAACAAATACATCAAAATAACGATGGGTGTCTTAGTTATTCCGAAAGAGCTAATCCAAAAATACTTCCATGAAGGCATGAGCAAAGGAATTAGAAATAATACAATTGCAATAGTTATTAACCAGCCCATCTATTCTTCCTTAATCACAGATAACGCCCAGCACAACTCCGAAGTAATACTGGCAATTTCTCTGCGGTTTTATGCGCAAAATGAGATGGTTTTACGAAGCCTTCTAGCTGCTGGTAATGCGAGTTTCATTACGAGTAACCATACTTTTCTTTCCGCTATATTGATCATAAAACTTCTGATGCGCAGCCTCTGAAAATGTATCATTTCTTTCGCCATACTGCCTTATCCAGCCAACTAGCATTTCTAAGTTATCATCTTGAGCTTCCTTACTTTCATATTTGTGAGGCTCCCAAGGCCGGTTTTTGGCATTTGAAATACATGCATCAACTGGCAAATTCATAAATATGATTTCACTAGAGCTTTCTTTAACAAGCTCCAGTAAGTCTGTGTAGCAGCCTTCAATCACCCAGCATTCATGAGAATTGATGAAATTTTCTATTTCTCTCCATGACTCATCTAAAGTCTTTCTTTCAGGAGGAACAGTAGGTGTCCAAGCAAGCGTATCAAGATCTAAGTGGGCTAGCCCTCTGTTTTCACATAGATTCTTTGCTAGGGTAGACTTGCCTGAGCCTGAGTTACCAAATATTAGAATATTGCTCAATTCTCGAGTCCTCGGGGCACAAAGCATTTGTATATGATGCCAGCATATAGAATTTTATTGTTTATACTCTCTGCATACTATCTTAACCCTTTGTTATTTCAAATTTTATTTACTGTTAGTTGCAAAGAGCATCCTGCGATGAAGCGTGCTTGCCCTATTATTTGTCGATTCTGGAAATAAGTGCTTATCAAGCCACCATATACCTTGACCTCTGAACACGCAAGAGCTGAGCATATACGACTGAATAACAATCGGTGTCTTAGTTATTTATGACGATTACCGGGTTACACAACTGATCAGACAGCCACTTTCATTACCGCCTGAATACAGGAGAATTGAATATATACGTCAAAATAACGATGGGCTTGTTAGTTATTTTCTGACCTCGTTGGGTGAAAGGGAAGGCAATAATCTATCAAAGCGTTAGGCAGCCCGATAGTGACACTTCGCAGTTAGAGACCTTGTGCATGTAGTGGTGCCTTTTATGCGGAACTCGGGAGATCCAGTACATTGCTCTAATCGAGCAGCTCAACGTGAAGTCGACTGACGAAACCGTTGAATAGGATGTGCTGGAAGCCTGACCGACTCGTAGTAGTGAAGAAAGCAGCGATTAAAACTGGAAAAAAAACAGTAGCGGAGCAGGTGAGGCGAAGGAGTCTGACAGAGAGAAAGGTATAACAAGGTTCTGCAAACGACAGCCAAAAATGTCACTTGTTTTGCACAAAACTGCACAAAAGTCGCTAGTAGATTTCGGCAGTTGAGGTGGGCGTTAATCAGTTCTAAAAAGGAACGTTATGATTAAATTTTATATCTGTTTTTGGTTTCTCTATCTATCCTGGGCGTACTAGTTACTATAGGTCGTGCTAAGTTTGATATTTTAATTGTTCGTTCGAGCAATCCAGATGAGGGATTTCATAAGCGGGTTCGGGTGAGTGCAAACACTGCTGAATATGCTCATTTATTAATGGCATTAATCTAATCCATTAAGTCTCAACCATGCATCTAGATAGGTATGTTGTTTTGTTGCTTTAGTAATGTTTTCAGGTGTTTATTAACTGCTGGCATTGTATTCACTAAACCCAACAATATTCCGCCACGACTATATCCATATTCGGGGCCTACTAAAAATAGAAAAAGAGGGCAAGTCACTTTCTTCACAATACTTTATGTATTAATAAGAGGTTGGTCGACAGGGTGAGCGAGCATGGCCAGATATCGGAGGATTGAGTGCTATCACGCCTTTTGTTCTTCGTTGGGCCGTGGCCGTAAGTGCCCGTGAGCATATCTGGACGCCATCCCTTAAAGCATATAGCAGCCCGACCCAATAACGCTCATCGTGGACGATGAGTTTTATCACCTATTAGACAATAAAGACGACAACAAGTTAGAGCGTTTAAATTTTGGGAAGGTGCAATTTTTGAGATCGTTATTAATCATGAAATTTTTTTAATTTTATGGAGGCTTCGCAGGGTTAATAGAGTATTGATTTTAGAAAAACAGGGTGATACCGTTATATTTCCAATCCATTAATAGAAAGGATCTATTATGAAAAAAGTAGAAGTTGAAATGAAGAAGTTCTGTGCATTGATGCCAGTGATGAAAAAATCTAACGTTGAAACTAAAAAGTTTTGCGCATTAATGCCAGTGATGCAAAAGAAGTAGAATAAAAAAAGCAGAGGGTTTCACTCTCTGCTTTTTTATTGAATAATATGGATATCATATGAAAATAATAAATGACTTTTTTATATATTTTGAAGAAGAATCCCTGACCTTGTGGAACTATAAAACACATGAGCAGTTTGAGATAGCCCCCTATCACGTCGGCTTGATAAATGACTTCATTAAGGGCAAAGAAGTCCCAGAAGAGTTTATAACTGAAATGAGCAGCGCAGGCTTGATAGGAGGTCCGTCAGAATTGACGGATAACTGGAATTGGGATGTATTGTCTAAGATATTTCATGTTGGCACTAAAAATATTCCTATATCAAGCAACAACAACCAGGCTCCAGAAGAGTGGATAAAAGAGTATCTGGAATATTGCGAGGAAATCGGTGATGCGCCTGAAAGGCCCCTGGAGGAGAGGTTGGGCATCCCCCTTCCTAAAGTGACTGCGTCCTCACTTAAGTCAATATCATTGTTTGATGTCTTTCACAGACGGAAAACTAGTAGGGTGTTTAATGGTCAAGCAATATCAATAGAGAAGCTAAGCAACATTTTATTCTATAGCTTTGGATATATTCATGAATCATGGGATAAAGAGTTTGACGAAGCAGGGCTTGCTCCCACCGCAAAAAGGAAATCGAGCCCCTCTGGTGGAGGACTCCACCCTATTGATGCATATGTAACAGTATTTAATGTGAACGGGATTGCTGTAGATATATATAAGTACGACCCCGATAAACATTCACTTATTCCTGTTCGCAGCGAGAAAACAAATTTAACCGAAGAGTTAACTGATATCTTATGGGGGCAATATTACTCAGAAGGCATTTCTTTCGGTGTGTTTCTGACTGCCCAGCTAGACCGTGCTGCCTGGAAGTACAAGCATTCTCGTGCTTATAGAAATGTATTGCTTGACGCCGGTCATTTGTCGCAATCATTTCAGCTGACTGCGACTGCAGAGGGGCTGAATACATGGATAACTGGAGCATTTAATGATTCAAGAATAGAAGAGGTTCTTGATATTGATGGCATTAACGATGCTGTAATATTTTATGTGGCAGCCGGTATGGGAAGTAGCTCTACCTTTGATGATAAGATGAGGGTTGTAGTCAGTGAGTATTCTTAGTTTTTTTCTCTTCTCGTTTATGGCCAGCATAACACCTGGGCCAGCAAATATTGCACTTTTAACAGCTTCTGGGAGCAAAAATTTTAGCGGAGCTGCAACTTTTCTTGCCGGTATCTGCTCTGGTTTTGCTTTAGTTCTTCTTGTCTCGATATTACCTTTTTCTGGTGTATCTCTTTTGCCAGAAGGCATCAAATCTGGCTTTATATCTGTGATACAGATTTTAGGCGCTGTATATTTAATATATATATCTTTCGTTATGCTGAGACAGCATGTAGATGAACGCGACACTAGCCTTGGTTTTTTCCACGGACTATTAATACATCCGCTAAGCCCTAAGGCTTGGTTCTTTGTTGTTTCGGCTTACTCGACATTTATCGACTTCGATAATACAGGGGTGCTTGGTGTAGCATTATATGTATTTATCTT harbors:
- a CDS encoding DUF4937 domain-containing protein; protein product: MAITKLIKCTIKAGRKELFHRGQLAWSELNNCDGFEGQLGGWTSDGEAIVLGEWESEEVVGRFMDSIHDNISEKSKQSEAFSHCQVQYFEKVLSIPALGSNDEPSQGCVLRLAQCEDVQDVDRFMHDQKSIWNPAMGKAEGMLGGFVARHLNQSNHLLVITRWESLFHHENYKESIFPGLSRKVAPEAYINRLSGYVVREDNSWQVTPNKRARGGTLDQSLVLSNFSV
- a CDS encoding AAA family ATPase, translating into MSNILIFGNSGSGKSTLAKNLCENRGLAHLDLDTLAWTPTVPPERKTLDESWREIENFINSHECWVIEGCYTDLLELVKESSSEIIFMNLPVDACISNAKNRPWEPHKYESKEAQDDNLEMLVGWIRQYGERNDTFSEAAHQKFYDQYSGKKSMVTRNETRITSS
- a CDS encoding SagB family peptide dehydrogenase, which gives rise to MKIINDFFIYFEEESLTLWNYKTHEQFEIAPYHVGLINDFIKGKEVPEEFITEMSSAGLIGGPSELTDNWNWDVLSKIFHVGTKNIPISSNNNQAPEEWIKEYLEYCEEIGDAPERPLEERLGIPLPKVTASSLKSISLFDVFHRRKTSRVFNGQAISIEKLSNILFYSFGYIHESWDKEFDEAGLAPTAKRKSSPSGGGLHPIDAYVTVFNVNGIAVDIYKYDPDKHSLIPVRSEKTNLTEELTDILWGQYYSEGISFGVFLTAQLDRAAWKYKHSRAYRNVLLDAGHLSQSFQLTATAEGLNTWITGAFNDSRIEEVLDIDGINDAVIFYVAAGMGSSSTFDDKMRVVVSEYS
- a CDS encoding LysE family translocator gives rise to the protein MSILSFFLFSFMASITPGPANIALLTASGSKNFSGAATFLAGICSGFALVLLVSILPFSGVSLLPEGIKSGFISVIQILGAVYLIYISFVMLRQHVDERDTSLGFFHGLLIHPLSPKAWFFVVSAYSTFIDFDNTGVLGVALYVFIFLCSAIVAHWVWLLSGYVMKGALNEGQLVLINKVLCSGLLALSLYMLVYALGNLL